The segment TCCTCCAACAAAAACCGTCTTCTGACATCACCCGCCCTCTTCCCCACGCCGGAGTGACATCAAGTGGATAGACCCACCTGGACACCTCGCTCAAAACGACGGAGAGAGTTCCAGCCCCTCTACCCCTTACCTCTCGCCGCCCCTCATTTGGGATCAGAAgcaaaagaacaaaggGCCTTCGCAGAAACAGAAGGTTCCGACCCCTCGGTGCCGTtgtgatttctttttttggccaATTAAgctttttttggctttcTCGAATCTGTTCAGTGCAAAAGTGCACACATACGAGCACACaaatacatacatatatatatgtatatatgtatgtatgtatgtatgttGGTTTATATGTGTATACGTATACATTCGAAGCACAAATGAATGATCTATAAATTTCAGATATTTCCCGAAAACTAAAACTAAACGTGCCATGACCTCCACAGATATCAAGCCTTGTGCCGTAAACATCCCCGTTTCCGCTCACATCACCTTCCACTACAAGTCGACCACGGACAGAAGCAGgagcagcagcagcagctgCTGCTCATCTGCTACCTCCAACACTAGCTCTCCCAGAGGCAGCTCCGCCGGCTTACCACCCGCTTTATCAACTGACAACGAAATCATTGAGACCGTACTTAACGTTTCCGCGCCCGTTGTGGCAGACCCTACGCCGCCCTCATTATTTAAGAACAACTACACTGCCGCCTCGTGCTTGACTTCTGATCCAACCTCGCCACCGGCGCTGCCCTCTTCTAGGCGCAACTCTGTGTTACCAGCAAGCGACTTCCACCAGTGCGCGCATCACaaaaactttcaaagaagGGCCAGTGAACCACAGCTGCCTTCTTTCGATAACCGCTCGTCGTCCGAGATGAAAAGGTCCATCTCGTGCGCCCAGCACAGCATGATGTTCCCCATCAGTGACCAACGGGAGCCGCAAACACCTGCATATCCAAACAGCCACTCAGACCCGTCTTGCCCTTGCAACAGACACCACCACAGAAGGAACTCTGTCGCCGTCAAATTTGACAAACCATTATATAAAAGACTAGAGCCATAAGCATCCAAATGTCCATCCATCCATCTGTCCATCTTCACACGGCATTTTCCATCCTCCTTCTGTACATAAACATACATATACAGTTCTCCGTGCCACACGTAGCCgtgtatatgtatgtatatatatatatcagtcgttttatatattcattaCTAAAATCGATAATGCATTTTTTGCCGCTTTCCATTTCCTGTGCTTTTGCTCATCGCTTCGctcgaagaaaaatgaaaactgTCTTGAAAAACTTTTGCCATTTCATCCATCCAAGCCACacaaaataacaaaataaCGCACCACCACACAAATATCATGGTTACGTATGCTGGGAAACTGGTCCTAGCTCCGATGGTAAGAGCTGGCGAACTACCCACGAGACTGATGGCACTGGCCCACGGCGCAGATCTCGTCTGGTCCCCAGAAATCATCGATAAAAAGCTAATCCAGTGCAttaggaaagaaaatactgCACTGCAAACGATTGACTACGTCGTGCCACAAAAGGTTCAGACCAGGCCGGAAACGCTCGTTTTCAGAACATATCCGAAACTGGAATCCTCCAagttaatttttcagatcGGATCTGCATCCCCGGCTCTGGCCACCCAGGCTGCTTTGAAAGTGATCAACGACGTCAGCGGGATAGATATCAATGCAGGCTGCCCCAAACATTTCTCTATACACTCCGGCATGGGCTCTGCCCTCTTGCGCACCCCAGACACACTATGTCTCATCTTGAAAGAACTGGTCAAGAACGTGGGTAACCCCTACAGCAAACCCATCAGCGTGAAAATAAGACTCTTGGACACTAAGCAAGACACTTTACAACTCGTCAAACGTCTCTGTGCCACGGGCATCACAAATCTCACGGTTCACTGCAGGAAAACAGAAATGAGAAACAGAGAGCAGCCCATCACGGATTACATTGCGGAGATTTACGAGATATGCCGGGCGAATAACGTATCGTTAATTGTGAACGGCGCTATACGCGACCGCTCTCATTTTCACGACCTACAAACCAACCATTGGAAAAACGCCAATATTGGTGGCATGATTGCAGAGTGTGCTGAACGAGACCCTACCGTTTTTGACCACACCGCTAAGCCCTCAGAAGATAGCCTGCATTGGGTCGTTGCTTGTCGCGAGTTCATTCAATGGGCAACCAAGTTTGACAACCACGTTGGCAATACAAAGTATATGTTGAGCAGAATTGTCCCCGGAAAATCAGTCTTCTTTCAGTACTTTGCCCGCTGCAAAAGCCCGGAAGAAGTTAGTTTCGTGCTAAAGGAATTGAAAGATGACGGAAGCGCCCAGACAGATCCTTCAGAGTACTTGGAAAACTGCAGAGCCCAAGAGAAAGCTTTAAAAAACGCCAACGCTATCGCCAAGCAAAAGAGGAAACTGGCCGATCATGCGGGCGGTGACGctaaaaagcaaaaggtTGTACCACTTCCTGCagatatataatatattctaagaaaaaaaacggaTTCTGAAAGACAAAAGCgcataatatatatatatatatatatatatatatatgtattttcTAATTAATATTAGCAACTAAATGAAATTACATcaacattattttttttttactttacagaatttatttcaaatttttcaacaatttttctttatcgtCGGTGGATAGCATCTTGATAACTTCAGATAATCCATCAATAGCATTATCATGGTCGCTTCTGATCTTTTTAGCTAAGTCTTGAGCAAATGATTCTAATTTCAAACCCTTTAGTTTATCGTCCAAGGTCTTGTAGTTTTCTTCAATCCATGTTGCGACTTGTCTATCATCTTCATGGTCCACTGAAGCTGGGTACCACGATCTAATTCTCGCAATCTTTTCTAACCTTGATGCTTCGCCCACTTGATGACTCAACCTTTTAATCAAATATTCTTCGTTCAGTCTTCTTCTTAATctccagaagaagaaacgaCGTGCCTCGGTCCATTCCAGCTCCTTAGAGATAACACCCTTGGCCACCATACGTGACGACCTATCGTGCAAATCGGCAAATTGAAGACTGATTTGTCCGTAAATCGGCAATAGTTCTCTTTCACGATCAGCCAATTGCTTGGAAATTTGCTGATGTAATTCTGGAGTCAAACCCTTGTTGGCCAATTGAGACCTCAATTCTCTGTACTTATCATCCAATCTGTTCATGGTGTCCAACAATTTTTCCCTACGGAACTTGATACCAACCATACCTTGTGGTTCCAAAACACCTGCTCTGGCGTTTACGTCGGCATACATTTCCATTTGATCAGCGTTGATAGTTGGATCAACAACAACCCATGAACCACCTCTTAGTTCACCGGTGGGTGGGATATAGATGATAATTGGTTGCTTGAAATCCACCAATGCATCCACAATAAATGAACCGTACTTCAAGACTTCGTTGAACATATCACGTTGACCACCAGAGAAACCTCTCCAGTTAGCCAAGATCATCATTGGCAATTGTTCACCATTGTTAAAGTCATTGATAGCTTGAGCGGTTTTAAAGGCAGAGTTTGGATGCCAAACTTGACCAGGTTCCTGAATTAATGTTTCAGCACTGTTTGGATTGGCTGGATCAGCAGGAATCAAGTTCTCCACAGTTCTTGTTTCAACACCGATAACACCCAGTGGTATACCACCAAGACGGGCTCTACCGACAACAACACCTTTAGCCCATCCTGACAAGGTTTCAAAGAAGGATCCTTTATCAAACAAACCATATTCAAACCCACTTTCAGTCTCGCGACCTTCAATCATCCATCTTACATCGTAAGTTTCATCAGTTGTTGGAGTGAAATCCACTGGTCTGTCCCATGTGTCTTTTGTTTCCAAGATTGGAACTGGCATATTGCGCTTGGCTGGAACATAAGACATCCATTCGACAATCTTCTCCACACCAGCTAAATCGTCAACAGCAGTCAAATGTGAGACACCATTGT is part of the Saccharomyces paradoxus chromosome XIV, complete sequence genome and harbors:
- a CDS encoding uncharacterized protein (similar to YNR014W), giving the protein MTSTDIKPCAVNIPVSAHITFHYKSTTDRSRSSSSSCCSSATSNTSSPRGSSAGLPPALSTDNEIIETVLNVSAPVVADPTPPSLFKNNYTAASCLTSDPTSPPALPSSRRNSVLPASDFHQCAHHKNFQRRASEPQLPSFDNRSSSEMKRSISCAQHSMMFPISDQREPQTPAYPNSHSDPSCPCNRHHHRRNSVAVKFDKPLYKRLEP
- the SMM1 gene encoding tRNA-dihydrouridine(20) synthase (NAD(+)) (Dihydrouridine synthase~similar to YNR015W), whose product is MVTYAGKLVLAPMVRAGELPTRLMALAHGADLVWSPEIIDKKLIQCIRKENTALQTIDYVVPQKVQTRPETLVFRTYPKLESSKLIFQIGSASPALATQAALKVINDVSGIDINAGCPKHFSIHSGMGSALLRTPDTLCLILKELVKNVGNPYSKPISVKIRLLDTKQDTLQLVKRLCATGITNLTVHCRKTEMRNREQPITDYIAEIYEICRANNVSLIVNGAIRDRSHFHDLQTNHWKNANIGGMIAECAERDPTVFDHTAKPSEDSLHWVVACREFIQWATKFDNHVGNTKYMLSRIVPGKSVFFQYFARCKSPEEVSFVLKELKDDGSAQTDPSEYLENCRAQEKALKNANAIAKQKRKLADHAGGDAKKQKVVPLPADI